Proteins found in one Mycoplasmopsis citelli genomic segment:
- a CDS encoding transglutaminase-like domain-containing protein — MNIKKVFNNKKVKLSSILISSLALISFVLIPIFIFLNPNQKYNLSPTQQNYLKYIKTNLNNIVKTSKNLPVSEEFLKNLNDQYNKVNKVKTSSDYWKIFWENWGLFFKNYDFWKQAFENKSELVVSQEDKQMWNKLFFEKSKSIFMPGLNKKIETWNYNKDFYIYKIKEQIKLYEKYSYYLQPLERLQKLLNYYQNNYEEYVSLQWGIDKDGKFSLDSSKYYSGNYQKIKINDEYIKNWLKYYQRWNWVFVKPEDQISKIEDKDIKALQIDEKFKNNKIIGDYIKRQINFAPDDYHDLWTINPQHPEKVNINDVKKQDPVYLYPKYKNIQTKTVEEINKLNSKFTNFQITDFNLMNKKIIDKEYEFFDQSVIKNFNYEKFFKYQNFVEISKNGAFGSDSAFNSYNNLLWNDPNLFSDAHYRSFYSELINPVHRRTKKEGNDYLLDNTTSLTDEEIKQGKSTIKDAHWINPISEYKRWFNHWKEVLPNVINKNWETKTKIKAVAYYIATNSLYLFPIKKQFNYNGYGFYNPAQIFTNDPEIQCVGYSMNLAAALTILNIPVRILSGPVVGTPTATFAEGGHAWNEVYVDGRWKVIDLTNWDLNEKTFDNKITYELKDDEDLFLERNSEWMNQLKLDISSYQTTLMFFKNPKEYEYIGLPDSI; from the coding sequence ATGAATATTAAAAAAGTTTTTAACAACAAAAAAGTAAAATTATCATCAATTTTGATAAGTAGTTTAGCTTTAATATCTTTTGTTTTAATACCGATTTTTATTTTTCTTAACCCAAACCAAAAATATAATTTATCACCAACCCAACAGAATTATTTGAAATACATTAAAACTAACCTTAATAATATTGTTAAAACAAGCAAAAATCTTCCAGTTTCAGAAGAATTTTTAAAAAATCTAAATGATCAATATAATAAAGTCAATAAAGTAAAAACATCTTCTGATTATTGAAAAATTTTTTGAGAAAATTGAGGGTTATTTTTTAAAAATTACGATTTTTGAAAACAAGCATTTGAAAATAAATCTGAATTAGTTGTATCTCAAGAAGATAAACAAATGTGAAACAAACTTTTTTTTGAAAAATCTAAGAGTATTTTCATGCCTGGACTTAATAAAAAAATAGAAACCTGGAACTACAACAAAGATTTTTATATCTATAAAATAAAAGAACAAATTAAGTTATATGAAAAATACTCATATTATCTTCAACCTTTAGAACGTTTGCAAAAACTTTTAAATTATTATCAAAACAACTATGAAGAATATGTTAGTTTACAATGAGGAATTGATAAAGATGGAAAATTTTCTCTAGACTCTAGTAAGTACTATAGTGGAAATTATCAAAAAATTAAAATTAATGATGAATACATTAAAAACTGATTAAAATACTACCAAAGATGGAATTGAGTTTTTGTAAAACCAGAAGATCAAATTTCTAAAATTGAAGACAAAGATATTAAAGCTTTACAAATTGATGAAAAATTTAAAAACAATAAAATAATTGGCGATTATATAAAAAGGCAAATTAACTTTGCTCCAGATGATTATCATGATCTTTGAACTATAAACCCACAGCATCCAGAAAAAGTAAATATAAATGACGTTAAAAAGCAAGACCCTGTATATTTGTATCCAAAATACAAAAACATCCAAACCAAAACAGTTGAAGAAATTAACAAATTAAATTCGAAATTTACAAATTTTCAAATTACCGATTTTAATTTAATGAATAAAAAAATAATCGACAAAGAATACGAATTTTTTGACCAAAGTGTTATTAAAAACTTTAACTATGAAAAATTTTTTAAATACCAAAATTTTGTAGAAATATCAAAAAACGGAGCATTTGGTTCTGATTCTGCCTTTAATTCTTATAATAATTTATTGTGAAATGACCCTAACTTATTTTCAGATGCTCATTACCGCTCCTTTTATTCAGAACTAATAAATCCTGTTCATAGAAGAACAAAAAAAGAAGGTAATGATTATCTATTGGACAACACAACCTCATTAACTGACGAAGAAATTAAACAAGGTAAAAGCACTATTAAAGATGCTCATTGAATTAATCCAATTTCTGAATACAAAAGATGATTTAATCATTGAAAAGAAGTTTTGCCAAATGTCATCAACAAAAATTGAGAAACCAAAACCAAAATTAAAGCTGTTGCTTATTATATTGCAACTAATTCTTTATATTTGTTCCCTATAAAAAAACAATTTAACTACAATGGATATGGATTTTATAATCCGGCTCAAATTTTTACTAATGACCCTGAAATTCAGTGTGTAGGATATTCGATGAATCTAGCCGCTGCCCTAACAATTTTAAACATTCCAGTTCGAATTTTATCTGGTCCTGTTGTAGGAACTCCAACTGCAACATTTGCAGAGGGTGGACACGCTTGAAATGAAGTGTATGTTGATGGAAGATGAAAGGTTATTGATTTAACCAATTGAGATTTAAATGAAAAAACATTTGATAATAAAATTACTTATGAACTTAAAGATGATGAAGATTTATTCTTAGAACGCAATTCAGAGTGGATGAACCAATTAAAACTTGATATTAGTTCATATCAAACCACTTTAATGTTTTTCAAAAACCCTAAAGAATATGAATATATAGGCCTTCCTGATA
- a CDS encoding Mbov_0399 family ICE element protein codes for MKKNKLLPLIIPPITVFSIIGVSVDLNDNKEVYETTLDKVIEDHKKIKITPEKITTSISLLSNKIQWSPNVYSIFAGSKFNFNDNSINKIETLNTKFKTTFSKNGGDFEGTPFSFLGSGTTWGGIAYQAESKINHKNFNEINFNVNSMDGYEFLEKLDNSTFEFVIGYYDRDGKTHSEKTIPINMSINKPYLKTQINNLNNYLLKDKENNSNAVVKSFKISYDLDVNQTETHWTKFLGNVNNPNINLAATISNIRANIEINLEINKQYKENNFIKHILELKKDFENSNLKRKNTIEISTDVGSNWGITNYKIASDDKSNKEYLEQELNNDSFYKKYSNSELNKLGKLDYKVINNGQNLQFYYSIFNPESNQKENIIIKNLPIIYNPTQKFYNKNLSSRLRIIPGKFLDLTRPFSYKLINDVPTRDLQDTKPINEQWGGRWFYHTDASVNFNTTLREDEALIINGNKIDVLDQNFHYDLKDLRKSSSKNEDKEQKDKLSNVYKIAIVKYDKANVNQSNRRELYRYETELVINSLGSDLQGKWYGWDPENNPHQRELIEPYLKNETGEYILNSRKEKIPNPKYDPLINPKTGTKEEILWVDYTGYDKLPENTRFLQDPRNYNGELLEYDVRDGRLLDKYGNFKRDVRYGFIASGSVVGKGVNLSSNTNNIELAQRFKVNQQNGGNTFSVINKSEVDITNNDNDYFSNSGLWLYTLRDKENIDIYKMFYIGNISPQEQFTQVYKNTQIKPFWSTYHGKHLQEYLINNKLVTESDIKKLPYDQVINFWKRYVSSTYKISSGDEFNDGNKDRDNGISFIDKTGNLNTRLRDFSTILPIETDKLKDFAKIHTAKEFDALSEEELKELLIDDNKVEKDKFNEVIDFKVVRDKNEIKTFLSAKDLKNYPGLKFSEPVQITPVKWKEDVEFESKTQKTPITPSLSKEYLDSLFENATSYKDILDDIEDNLLLNFDNKDKVKYIIEKTLDNKLRFIFSVKEEFYKDYYIPRDQAILYYENEKINPNYQSPYINPFANFNLKEINLNGITNAKDAKNFITDAILKAMNNHFKLKDDYVINNLDSISDNIIKSLSTPNQPLEFELNLSANTDKSNKLLGFKTIKVSNVVANNFIPHEENLSNYNISDKKFYNINTIDDMYKNLIDEINSDLQSYGINFKDYLTFENPQDIAKLIIPKKINKIEIKIVPLNKILSGSKTIEVINDNTSVNSSPDVDENGKPIIKEIDYQKLAEEKLKQDQDFINSRNFPEEAEDFKNNQVKNEWEIGYVKPKGVEEIFKNLPAINGTAQIGVNKPKEQGFVEKNKSWFIPLMIISGLGVLLLLVIIYYRYFRPPIR; via the coding sequence ATGAAAAAAAATAAATTATTACCATTAATAATACCCCCCATTACTGTTTTTTCTATTATTGGAGTATCAGTAGATTTAAATGACAATAAAGAGGTTTATGAAACAACTTTAGATAAAGTAATAGAAGATCACAAAAAAATCAAAATCACTCCAGAAAAAATAACAACTTCTATATCTTTATTATCAAATAAAATACAATGATCACCAAACGTTTACAGTATATTTGCAGGCTCTAAATTTAATTTTAACGATAATTCGATCAATAAAATAGAAACACTAAATACAAAATTTAAAACTACCTTTAGTAAAAATGGCGGTGATTTTGAGGGGACTCCATTTAGTTTTTTGGGTTCTGGAACAACATGAGGAGGTATAGCTTATCAAGCAGAATCGAAAATAAATCATAAAAATTTTAACGAAATAAATTTTAATGTAAATAGTATGGATGGATATGAATTTTTAGAAAAATTAGATAATTCTACTTTTGAATTTGTAATTGGATATTACGATAGAGACGGAAAAACTCATAGTGAAAAAACTATTCCAATAAATATGTCAATAAATAAACCATATTTAAAAACTCAAATTAATAATCTTAATAATTATTTATTAAAAGACAAAGAAAACAATTCTAATGCAGTTGTAAAATCTTTTAAGATTTCTTATGATTTAGATGTAAATCAAACAGAAACTCATTGGACAAAATTTTTAGGAAATGTTAATAATCCTAATATAAATCTAGCTGCAACAATTAGTAATATTCGAGCAAACATAGAAATAAATTTAGAGATAAACAAACAATATAAAGAAAACAATTTTATTAAGCATATCCTAGAACTTAAAAAAGATTTTGAGAACTCTAATTTAAAAAGAAAAAATACAATTGAAATATCCACTGATGTTGGATCTAATTGAGGAATTACAAACTACAAAATTGCTTCTGATGATAAATCAAATAAAGAATATTTAGAACAAGAGCTAAATAATGATTCTTTTTATAAAAAATATAGTAATTCAGAATTAAATAAATTAGGTAAATTAGATTATAAAGTGATTAATAATGGTCAAAATTTACAATTTTATTATAGTATTTTTAATCCAGAAAGTAATCAAAAGGAAAATATTATAATTAAAAACCTTCCGATTATTTATAATCCAACTCAAAAATTTTATAATAAAAATTTATCCAGTCGTTTAAGAATAATTCCGGGGAAATTTTTAGATTTAACTCGCCCTTTTTCTTATAAATTAATTAATGACGTTCCAACTAGAGATCTACAAGACACAAAACCAATTAATGAACAATGAGGTGGAAGATGATTTTATCATACTGATGCTTCAGTAAATTTTAATACTACTTTAAGAGAAGACGAAGCATTAATTATTAATGGGAATAAAATTGATGTTTTGGATCAAAATTTTCATTATGATTTAAAAGATTTAAGAAAATCTTCAAGTAAAAATGAAGATAAGGAACAAAAAGATAAATTATCAAATGTATATAAAATTGCAATTGTTAAATATGATAAAGCTAACGTAAATCAAAGCAATAGAAGAGAGCTTTATAGATATGAAACTGAACTAGTAATTAATTCTCTTGGTAGTGATTTGCAAGGAAAATGATACGGATGAGATCCAGAGAATAATCCGCATCAAAGAGAATTGATTGAACCATATTTAAAAAACGAAACTGGAGAATATATTTTAAATTCTCGCAAAGAAAAAATCCCTAATCCCAAGTATGATCCGCTGATTAATCCCAAAACAGGAACTAAGGAAGAAATTTTGTGAGTTGATTATACAGGATATGATAAATTACCTGAAAATACAAGATTCTTGCAAGATCCAAGAAATTATAATGGTGAATTATTAGAATATGATGTTAGAGATGGAAGATTATTAGATAAATATGGAAATTTTAAAAGAGATGTTAGGTATGGATTTATCGCTAGCGGATCAGTAGTTGGAAAAGGGGTAAATTTATCTTCTAATACCAATAACATTGAATTAGCACAACGTTTTAAAGTAAATCAACAAAATGGAGGAAATACTTTCTCTGTTATAAACAAATCAGAAGTAGATATTACAAATAATGATAATGATTATTTTAGTAATAGTGGTCTTTGATTATACACTCTAAGAGATAAAGAAAACATCGATATTTATAAAATGTTTTATATCGGAAATATATCTCCGCAAGAACAATTTACACAAGTATACAAAAATACTCAGATAAAACCTTTTTGAAGTACTTATCATGGAAAACATTTACAAGAGTATTTAATTAATAACAAATTAGTAACAGAAAGTGACATTAAAAAACTTCCTTATGATCAAGTTATTAATTTTTGAAAAAGATATGTTTCATCAACTTATAAAATATCTTCAGGAGATGAATTTAATGACGGAAACAAGGATAGAGACAATGGAATAAGTTTTATTGATAAAACCGGGAATTTGAATACGAGATTAAGGGATTTTTCGACAATTTTACCTATAGAAACTGATAAATTAAAAGATTTTGCTAAAATTCACACTGCAAAAGAATTTGATGCACTTTCTGAAGAAGAGTTAAAAGAGTTATTAATAGATGATAACAAAGTAGAAAAAGATAAATTTAATGAAGTTATTGATTTTAAAGTCGTTAGAGATAAAAATGAAATAAAAACATTTTTAAGTGCAAAGGATTTGAAAAATTATCCTGGATTAAAGTTTAGTGAACCTGTTCAAATAACACCTGTTAAATGAAAAGAGGATGTCGAATTTGAATCTAAAACTCAAAAAACCCCAATTACTCCATCTCTTTCAAAGGAATATTTAGATTCGTTGTTTGAAAATGCTACATCATATAAAGATATTTTAGATGATATTGAGGATAATTTATTACTTAATTTTGATAATAAAGATAAAGTTAAATATATTATCGAAAAAACATTAGATAATAAACTTAGATTTATTTTTAGTGTTAAAGAAGAATTTTATAAAGATTATTATATTCCACGAGATCAAGCAATTTTATATTACGAGAATGAAAAAATTAATCCAAACTATCAAAGTCCTTATATTAATCCATTTGCTAATTTTAATTTAAAAGAAATCAATTTAAATGGAATTACTAACGCAAAGGACGCCAAAAACTTTATTACTGATGCAATTTTAAAAGCAATGAATAATCATTTTAAATTAAAAGATGATTATGTAATTAATAATTTAGATAGTATAAGTGATAATATAATAAAGTCTCTTTCAACACCTAATCAACCACTGGAATTTGAATTAAATCTAAGTGCCAATACTGATAAATCAAATAAATTACTTGGATTTAAAACCATTAAAGTTTCTAATGTGGTTGCCAATAATTTCATTCCTCATGAAGAAAATTTAAGCAATTACAATATCTCCGATAAAAAGTTTTATAACATTAACACAATTGATGATATGTATAAAAATTTAATTGATGAAATTAATAGCGATTTACAAAGTTATGGAATAAATTTTAAAGATTATTTAACTTTTGAAAATCCACAAGACATTGCAAAATTAATTATTCCAAAGAAAATTAATAAAATCGAAATTAAAATAGTTCCTTTAAATAAGATTTTAAGCGGATCTAAAACTATTGAAGTTATCAATGATAATACTAGCGTAAATTCATCCCCTGATGTAGATGAAAATGGAAAACCAATTATTAAAGAAATTGATTATCAAAAACTTGCAGAAGAAAAATTAAAGCAAGATCAAGATTTTATTAATAGTCGAAATTTTCCTGAAGAAGCAGAAGATTTTAAAAATAATCAAGTCAAAAATGAATGAGAAATCGGATACGTCAAACCAAAAGGCGTTGAAGAGATTTTTAAAAATCTTCCAGCGATAAATGGAACAGCTCAAATTGGAGTAAATAAACCTAAAGAACAAGGGTTTGTTGAAAAAAATAAAAGTTGATTTATTCCTTTAATGATCATATCAGGACTGGGAGTATTATTGCTTTTAGTAATAATTTATTATAGATACTTTCGTCCTCCGATTAGATAA